One window of the Acidimicrobiales bacterium genome contains the following:
- a CDS encoding DNA polymerase ligase N-terminal domain-containing protein, which produces MDEEDPPHPPSSGDEPLARYRAMRDFRRTPEPSGGDADVPTGVAGAAAGPCGGGRFVVQEHHATSMHWDLRLERDGVLVSWAVPKGIPPDPRDNHLAVHTEDHPMMYLDFEGDIPKGEYGGGRMRVWDRGTYTCEKWEDSEVMVTLSGRRARGRHVLFRTGGNQWMLHRLDPPEDPDRSPMPKRLRPLVPAIGTLPADEAAWSFEPAFGGQRVVVSSEGGRASAVDADGGDVTSRYPELRDLGRAVGAVMAAMEGELVVTGPGGRPDPTALARRLSAKGDAALRRLATRSPAAFFATDVVWLEGHDTTALPYRQRRRLLERLELSGPSWHASPSSPGDGAALLVAARAQGLAGVVARRLDGAYEPDSLRFIPA; this is translated from the coding sequence GTGGACGAGGAGGACCCCCCGCACCCGCCTTCAAGCGGCGACGAACCGCTCGCCCGTTACCGGGCCATGCGCGACTTCCGGCGGACGCCCGAGCCGTCCGGGGGTGACGCCGACGTTCCCACCGGCGTCGCCGGAGCTGCGGCGGGACCATGCGGCGGCGGGCGTTTCGTCGTGCAGGAGCACCACGCCACGTCGATGCACTGGGACCTGCGCCTGGAACGGGACGGCGTGCTCGTGTCGTGGGCGGTGCCCAAGGGAATCCCGCCCGACCCGAGGGACAACCATCTGGCCGTGCACACCGAGGACCACCCGATGATGTACCTCGACTTCGAGGGGGACATCCCCAAGGGCGAGTACGGCGGCGGCCGCATGCGGGTGTGGGACCGGGGCACCTACACGTGCGAGAAATGGGAGGACTCGGAGGTGATGGTGACGCTGTCGGGGCGGCGGGCCCGGGGCCGTCACGTGCTGTTCCGCACCGGGGGAAACCAGTGGATGCTCCACCGCCTCGATCCACCCGAGGACCCCGACCGCAGCCCGATGCCAAAGCGTCTCCGGCCCCTCGTGCCGGCCATCGGCACGCTTCCCGCCGACGAGGCCGCATGGTCGTTCGAGCCGGCGTTCGGCGGCCAGCGGGTCGTGGTCTCCAGCGAGGGCGGCCGGGCCAGCGCCGTGGACGCCGACGGTGGCGACGTCACCTCCCGGTACCCGGAGCTGCGCGACCTCGGGCGGGCCGTCGGCGCCGTGATGGCGGCCATGGAAGGCGAGCTCGTGGTGACGGGGCCCGGCGGCCGTCCCGACCCGACCGCGCTCGCTCGGCGTCTGTCGGCGAAGGGTGACGCCGCCCTCCGGCGCCTGGCCACCCGCTCGCCGGCCGCCTTCTTCGCGACCGACGTGGTCTGGCTCGAAGGTCACGACACCACGGCGCTCCCCTACCGCCAGCGCCGCCGGCTGCTCGAGCGGCTCGAGCTGTCCGGACCCTCGTGGCACGCGTCGCCCTCGTCGCCGGGGGACGGCGCCGCCCTCCTCGTGGCGGCACGGGCGCAAGGCCTGGCCGGCGTCGTCGCCCGCCGCCTCGACGGCGCCTACGAGCCTGACTCGCTCCGCTTCATCCCCGCATGA
- a CDS encoding histidine kinase yields the protein MSDQAPRTRDPLPFVLLATTLSSAVVALALYAVVDGTARREDPWTVAVWVAFCAVANILPVPVSDNVALSLSSSATIAMALVFPLPVAGPLVFVAAVSEWEVRRDTTVLHAVYNRAQMAMSAVAAAAVFELSDRAALHPFAALCAMLAHQATNLILVALADSTCHALPFHRVIRRMVPKGPAAAAAYLFQSLMGIVLALTYLRVGGWAVAVLMIPLLGGRFALRAARQLESAERDRRRLSDQLIDERERERARIGSDIHDGVLQQLAAIQMQADTMGSALDAGRPDAAAELARKTALGIETTIADLRAVVRSLRRTSLDAGGLPGTLKRLGRSFHAASGVEVAVECDTFTADVPLSLELLLCECCEEALTNVARHAAATAVCISLSSDGNAAELTVADNGVGPAAHGSSSGLGLVLARDKVNLAGGGVWLEGKQGQGTVVRVRLPIPLVT from the coding sequence GTGTCGGATCAGGCTCCACGCACCCGCGACCCGCTCCCCTTCGTCCTCCTCGCCACCACGCTGTCGTCCGCCGTCGTGGCCTTGGCCTTGTACGCCGTCGTCGACGGCACCGCTAGGCGGGAGGATCCGTGGACGGTCGCGGTCTGGGTGGCGTTCTGTGCGGTCGCCAACATCCTCCCCGTGCCGGTCTCCGACAACGTCGCCCTGAGTCTCAGCAGCTCGGCCACCATCGCAATGGCGCTCGTGTTCCCGCTTCCCGTCGCGGGCCCGCTCGTGTTCGTCGCGGCCGTCTCCGAATGGGAGGTGCGCAGGGACACCACAGTGCTGCACGCCGTGTACAACCGAGCGCAGATGGCCATGTCGGCGGTGGCGGCGGCCGCCGTGTTCGAGCTGTCCGACCGAGCCGCGCTCCATCCATTCGCCGCCCTGTGCGCCATGCTCGCCCACCAGGCCACCAACCTGATCCTGGTCGCGCTGGCCGACAGCACCTGCCATGCGCTGCCGTTCCACCGGGTCATCCGGAGGATGGTCCCCAAGGGTCCGGCGGCCGCTGCGGCCTACCTCTTCCAGTCGCTCATGGGCATCGTCCTCGCGCTCACGTACCTCCGCGTGGGCGGGTGGGCCGTCGCCGTGCTCATGATCCCTTTGCTCGGCGGCCGCTTCGCCCTGCGGGCGGCCCGTCAGCTCGAGTCCGCCGAGCGCGACCGTCGCCGCCTGTCCGACCAGCTCATCGACGAGCGAGAGCGCGAGCGGGCCCGCATCGGCAGCGACATCCACGACGGCGTGCTCCAGCAGCTGGCCGCCATCCAGATGCAGGCCGACACCATGGGATCGGCGCTCGACGCCGGGCGCCCCGACGCGGCGGCCGAGCTGGCCCGCAAGACGGCGCTCGGTATCGAGACCACCATCGCCGACCTGCGGGCCGTGGTGCGGAGCCTGCGCCGGACGTCGCTCGACGCGGGCGGGCTCCCGGGGACGCTGAAGCGGCTGGGTCGGTCCTTTCACGCCGCTAGCGGAGTCGAGGTCGCGGTCGAGTGCGATACCTTCACGGCAGACGTTCCGCTGTCCCTCGAGCTGCTGCTCTGTGAGTGTTGCGAAGAGGCGCTCACCAACGTTGCCCGCCACGCGGCGGCCACGGCGGTGTGCATCTCGCTGAGTAGCGATGGCAATGCCGCTGAGCTGACGGTCGCCGACAATGGCGTCGGTCCGGCGGCCCACGGAAGCTCGTCTGGGCTCGGACTCGTCCTGGCCAGGGACAAGGTGAACCTCGCAGGAGGAGGGGTGTGGCTCG